The Acidobacteriota bacterium genome window below encodes:
- a CDS encoding 4Fe-4S binding protein has protein sequence MASPSLKLEKKLCISCGICMDICPHQAIDMTRTSYIGVEGDINKVIPAKQWESERKPKSWMMEYPCLVFPEKCTRCDLCVRECPVSALSLT, from the coding sequence ATGGCTTCCCCTTCTCTCAAGTTAGAGAAAAAATTGTGTATAAGCTGTGGTATCTGTATGGATATCTGTCCCCATCAGGCGATAGATATGACCCGAACCTCCTATATCGGGGTTGAGGGAGATATAAATAAGGTTATTCCGGCAAAGCAGTGGGAGAGCGAGCGGAAGCCGAAGTCGTGGATGATGGAATATCCTTGTCTGGTATTCCCCGAAAAGTGCACCCGGTGTGATCTCTGTGTTCGGGAGTGTCCGGTATCAGCCCTTTCCCTCACTTGA
- a CDS encoding tetratricopeptide repeat protein codes for MAEEIKCPRCGHMTPGGKGYCIHCGASLENGMSEDNPSSLSQEAPSLEEEEALPSSLIEGIFTPYEEEELAFPVLGETDQFTPFKRGEVVNDRYEVLEIIGRGGMGIVYKVFDRTLKEFIALKVLLPSLMKSREAVERFKNEAKISLQLSHPNIVRVRDLGEADEIKFISMELLEGVNLREWMNAKRKRGEEIEIDETIRIIKQVCEGLNYAHKYTVHRDIKPENIMVLDNLKIKITDFGIAKLLTPVQFASTLMTLGTAYYMAPEQSLSSGNVDHRADIFSTGVIFYELLTGKLPIGRFKLPSEVKPELGSRIDGIVTKALEPEPKDRYSNIYEMYRDLLLFEEEMQGIIAKRRRELARKRGEEEVPLHLEPDFFVHFDLGVKYQQQGRYDLAVEQYKKALEIEYNYAKTHNNLGSVYFLMEKYDQAIQEYQEAIDIKPDYAEAYYNLGLAYETIGKLEEAEKNYLVAARFKPDHPQVHKSLGDIYKRLKKYEKAMKEYQRALRVTPDAPDLHNRLGNVYFLSQQYEKAIEEYEKALSLKPDYELAKKNLEKAKKLVGKQG; via the coding sequence ATGGCGGAAGAGATAAAGTGTCCTAGGTGTGGTCATATGACGCCAGGTGGAAAGGGATATTGTATCCATTGTGGCGCTTCCCTTGAGAATGGGATGTCTGAGGATAACCCCTCCTCTCTTTCCCAAGAGGCTCCTTCCCTTGAAGAGGAGGAGGCTCTCCCCTCTTCCCTAATAGAAGGTATCTTCACCCCCTATGAGGAAGAGGAATTAGCTTTTCCTGTTCTTGGCGAGACAGATCAGTTTACCCCGTTCAAAAGGGGGGAGGTGGTCAACGACCGTTACGAGGTATTGGAGATCATTGGCCGAGGGGGGATGGGTATTGTTTATAAGGTTTTTGATCGAACATTAAAAGAATTCATCGCCTTGAAGGTTCTTCTCCCCAGCTTGATGAAGAGTAGAGAAGCGGTAGAGAGGTTTAAAAACGAGGCGAAAATATCCCTCCAACTCTCCCATCCTAATATAGTACGGGTACGGGATCTGGGAGAGGCTGATGAGATCAAGTTTATCTCTATGGAACTTCTGGAGGGTGTTAACCTAAGGGAATGGATGAATGCGAAGAGAAAGCGAGGGGAGGAGATTGAGATAGATGAGACGATAAGGATCATCAAACAAGTATGTGAGGGGTTGAATTACGCCCATAAGTATACCGTCCACCGGGATATAAAGCCGGAAAACATTATGGTGCTCGATAACCTCAAGATCAAGATCACCGATTTTGGTATTGCCAAGCTACTCACCCCGGTACAATTTGCCTCTACCTTGATGACCTTAGGGACCGCCTATTATATGGCTCCAGAGCAGAGTCTCTCCTCAGGAAATGTCGATCATCGGGCAGATATCTTCTCCACCGGGGTTATTTTTTATGAGCTTCTTACCGGTAAACTTCCCATAGGCCGTTTTAAGCTTCCTTCTGAAGTGAAGCCAGAACTCGGTTCCAGGATCGATGGTATTGTGACTAAAGCGTTGGAACCAGAGCCAAAGGACCGTTATAGCAATATCTATGAGATGTATCGTGATCTCCTTCTCTTTGAGGAGGAGATGCAGGGGATAATTGCGAAGAGGAGACGGGAGCTTGCCCGGAAGAGAGGGGAGGAAGAGGTACCCCTTCATCTCGAGCCCGATTTCTTTGTGCACTTTGATCTTGGAGTGAAGTATCAGCAACAAGGAAGGTATGATCTGGCGGTAGAGCAATATAAAAAAGCCCTTGAGATAGAGTACAATTATGCTAAGACCCATAACAATTTGGGTAGTGTTTACTTCTTGATGGAGAAGTATGATCAGGCTATCCAAGAGTATCAAGAGGCGATCGACATAAAACCTGATTACGCAGAGGCTTATTACAACTTGGGGCTGGCTTATGAGACGATAGGCAAACTGGAAGAGGCGGAGAAAAACTACCTTGTGGCAGCGCGGTTTAAACCAGACCATCCTCAGGTTCACAAGAGCTTGGGCGATATTTACAAACGGCTCAAGAAATATGAAAAGGCGATGAAAGAATATCAGAGGGCACTTAGGGTTACCCCTGATGCCCCTGACCTCCACAATAGATTGGGAAATGTTTACTTTCTCTCTCAGCAGTACGAAAAGGCGATAGAGGAATATGAGAAAGCGCTCTCTTTAAAACCTGACTATGAACTTGCCAAAAAGAACCTAGAGAAAGCCAAGAAATTGGTGGGTAAACAGGGCTAA
- a CDS encoding citrate synthase (catalyzes the formation of citrate from acetyl-CoA and oxaloacetate), translating to MAEKPKYVGKFEWPVTVELNKGLEGAITNATKIGYIDGQKGWLVYRGYNIFDLAEHSTYEETAYLLLFGELPTKSQLDEFDAKLKKYRSIPKEVIDTLKRVPKDVHPMAALRTGVSVLGCFDPKADDTSVENETEIGIKLISQMATVAGAIARIRKGEEPVEPDPNLSHAANFLYMCNGEKPDDYFARVMDVALILHADHGMNNSTFTCMVVNSTLSDMYSSIVAGICSLKGPLHGGANERALAALLKLKDENDAVAYVKDAIAKKQKIMGFGHRVYKAYDPRAKVLGKYSEEVTKRMGKEYLYKVAKKVEEEVIAAYGAKGIFPNVDFYSGTIYYAMGIEPAMFTPIFAVARVAGWAARILEYLPENRIFRPRAVYVGELERKYIPLEERG from the coding sequence ATGGCTGAGAAGCCTAAATATGTAGGTAAGTTTGAATGGCCCGTCACGGTAGAGCTCAACAAAGGGTTAGAGGGTGCTATTACCAATGCTACCAAGATAGGTTATATCGACGGGCAAAAGGGGTGGTTGGTATATCGGGGTTATAACATCTTCGATTTGGCGGAGCATTCCACCTATGAGGAGACCGCATACCTTCTACTATTTGGCGAACTTCCCACTAAGAGCCAGCTCGATGAGTTCGATGCGAAGCTCAAGAAATACCGCTCCATTCCCAAAGAAGTGATCGATACCCTGAAGCGGGTACCGAAGGATGTACATCCAATGGCAGCGCTCCGCACCGGTGTCTCTGTTCTCGGCTGTTTTGATCCCAAAGCCGACGATACCAGTGTAGAAAACGAGACGGAGATAGGGATAAAATTGATCTCTCAGATGGCTACCGTTGCTGGTGCCATCGCTCGGATCAGGAAGGGTGAAGAGCCTGTTGAGCCCGATCCCAATCTATCCCATGCCGCTAATTTTCTCTATATGTGCAATGGAGAGAAACCCGATGATTATTTTGCCCGGGTGATGGATGTGGCTTTGATCCTCCATGCAGATCATGGGATGAATAACTCCACCTTCACCTGTATGGTAGTCAATTCGACCTTGAGCGATATGTACTCCAGCATCGTTGCAGGTATCTGCAGTCTTAAGGGACCTCTTCATGGCGGGGCTAACGAGCGGGCACTGGCAGCTCTCCTTAAGCTAAAGGATGAGAATGATGCGGTGGCTTATGTGAAGGATGCCATTGCCAAGAAGCAGAAGATAATGGGTTTTGGCCATCGGGTGTACAAGGCTTACGATCCTCGGGCTAAGGTGCTTGGGAAGTACTCCGAAGAGGTGACCAAGAGAATGGGGAAGGAGTATCTCTACAAGGTTGCGAAGAAGGTCGAGGAGGAGGTTATTGCCGCTTACGGTGCCAAGGGGATATTCCCCAATGTTGATTTCTATTCCGGTACCATTTACTACGCGATGGGCATAGAGCCCGCTATGTTCACTCCGATATTTGCGGTTGCTCGGGTTGCTGGCTGGGCAGCTCGGATCCTCGAATATCTCCCCGAGAATAGGATATTCCGTCCTCGCGCCGTTTATGTGGGAGAATTAGAGAGGAAGTACATCCCCTTAGAGGAGAGAGGATAA
- a CDS encoding type III pantothenate kinase, producing MLLAIDVGNTAINFGVFRGEELVANGSVATVRNRTVDELGLLFLELLTIKGIPSEDIDGAVLSCVVPQLLHSIEDMVERYFGLKILVLKPGVKTGMPILYENPQEVGADRIANAVAAYNKVGGPSVVVDFGTATTFDVISKKGEYLGGLIAPGPDISAEALFIKAAKLPRVEFAKPLELIGKNTVASIQAGLFYGYLGLVEGILERLIAELGENTKVIATGGLAVKVMPDLPLIKRLEPYLTLEGLRIIYQKNRH from the coding sequence ATGCTTCTTGCCATTGATGTAGGGAATACCGCGATAAACTTTGGTGTTTTTAGGGGGGAGGAATTAGTGGCGAATGGAAGTGTCGCTACGGTACGCAACCGGACAGTTGATGAGCTAGGGCTTCTCTTCTTGGAGCTCCTTACCATAAAAGGCATTCCCTCAGAGGATATAGATGGAGCGGTTCTCTCCTGTGTTGTTCCCCAACTACTTCATTCCATAGAGGATATGGTGGAGCGATATTTTGGTTTAAAGATATTGGTGCTCAAGCCAGGGGTGAAGACGGGGATGCCTATACTTTACGAGAACCCTCAGGAGGTAGGGGCGGATCGAATAGCGAACGCGGTTGCCGCTTATAATAAGGTTGGAGGTCCCTCCGTGGTGGTGGATTTTGGAACCGCTACCACCTTCGATGTTATCTCCAAGAAAGGGGAGTATTTAGGGGGATTAATCGCCCCAGGACCTGATATTTCAGCAGAAGCTTTGTTTATTAAAGCGGCTAAGCTTCCCCGGGTGGAATTTGCCAAACCTTTGGAACTCATAGGAAAGAATACGGTGGCGAGCATTCAAGCAGGTCTTTTCTATGGCTATTTAGGTTTAGTGGAAGGTATTTTGGAACGGCTCATTGCCGAGTTGGGTGAGAATACCAAGGTAATTGCCACCGGTGGATTGGCGGTAAAGGTTATGCCGGATCTTCCTTTGATCAAAAGGCTCGAACCTTATTTGACCCTAGAAGGCCTTAGGATAATTTACCAAAAGAATCGCCATTGA